The Halomonas binhaiensis nucleotide sequence GATCGAGCGACTTGAAGGCTTCGGCATAGTTGAAATCCGGAGCCATCGGGTTGTTTTCTGCAGCGTGCTGGCGCAGTGGGCGCAAGTCCAGTGTCTCTGGCCACCAGTAAGGGCTGGACATGGGCGACTCAGAGGGGCTGGAGTGCCCGTGGCCTGAGTGCCCGATGGGCGTCGCGGTCGCAGCCGTACTGGATGCTAGCGCAATGGCCATCATCAGAGATGTTGTCTTCCCTTGCATAATCTTGCTCCTGAAAAATCCTGATTAATTTAATTGGAATTTTCACTATATGTATTTCATGAAACACTTATTAATATATTTCCTCTATTACTCGGATAGGAATAAGTTAATAGCGTTTTTGTTTCGCAAAGGTTTATGAAAAACAGTGTGTTATGAGTATTTTTTATGTTGTATTTATGCTTTTAAAGTGCGCTTTTATTGATTTTTATCCTCTTTCGGCACAGAGTTAACAAGCGTTATTTATGAAAAATTGATAGCTGAAAAGAAGAGTCAAAGAAGCTAAAAAAGCCATAGAAGATAAAAGCCGTTTTATATGCCCTGTAACAAGATGCCTTGCCGGACCAGCAGGAACCTCCCAGGCTCGCGACCTATATGGATCGCTTTGGTCGCGGCACGGAGATCCGCCCCTTATCCCGGCAGCATGCGAGCTGCCCTTGCCATATATCGCTATTGCGCGAGTGAAGAGACTTCTGTGGCATAGGCATACACTATTCATGCTAGAGATATAGATGAAAGGCCATGGCTGCTCGTGCGACAAAGGGGCCATGGCGACGAACCGCAACTGCTTGATCGGCTGGAGGTGAATGACATGTCATCCAGGATCATTCCAACCCTGAGGTATCAGGATCCTGCCTCGGCAATCGAATGGCTGTGCAAGGCATTTGGCTTTGAGCGGCATCTGGTAGTCACCGGTGATGAAGGGCGGGTGGAACATGCGCAGCTAACGCTGAACGGCGACATGATCATGCTCGGCCCAGTGCGTGACGGCCCATTCGATAAGCTGCAAAAGACGCCAGGTGCCGTTGGTGGTGTGGGGACTCAAAGCCCCTATATTGTTGTTGATGATGTCGATGCACACTATCGTAGAGCCGTTGATGCGGGCGCAGAGATCATGATGGAACCGGAAGACCAGGGGTATGGAGGGCGACTCTACGCGTGCCGGGACCCGGAAGGACACCTATGGAACTTTGGTTCCTATGATCCTTGGCAGCCATGACTCTGGTATCTATGCCCTTGGTATCTAGTCCCTTGGTAACGATGGACTTTTCACAGCATGGCTAATGCATTGCGTGTTTACTTCACCCCAATATGACGAGGCTTCATGAACAAGGTCACTATTCCTGTCGCACTGCTGGCGCTTGCCACGTGTTTCAACACGACGGCCATGGCTGATAGTGCTGCGCAACAGAGATTTCGCGATCAGGGGCAAGCTCTCGATCTGTCGGGATACCTGCAGGGCAAGAACGATGCCCAGAGTCGCAGCTTTACCTTCGGATCCGCCCACGCTCACGACTTCACCGTCAAGGAGGCAGGAGTCTATCGTTTCGAGAGCGAGGCCGCTCCGGGGTTCGCGGATGGCTACCGTATCGAAGCCATGCTGATGGATGCCCAGGGCCAGGTCATCGCCAGAGGCGAAGGAAATGGCAATGCAGGTGGTCTGAAGCTTGAGCAGCGCCTGGAGCCGGGGGATTACGTGCTGCAGGTTCAGGCCAATCGTTTTGGTACCCGAGGCAAACCAGGTGATGGTTATTCCGTGTCTGTGGCTGGCCTGGATGCTCAGGGTAACGAAGTGGATGGCGCCGTCAGTGATGGCGAAGGCCTGCAGTTCGTAGGCCGCGATCGGGAAGGTAATGCCAACGCTTTCGTGCGTGGCGGCGCGGTGGCAACGCTGGGCGCGGGTTCCGCAGCGGCAGCTTCTTCTGCAGGCGCTGCTACAGCAACGGATGAAGGCAATGCCACCGCTGCCTCTTCAGCGAACAGCGAGGTATCACAGCAGGTTCAGAGCATTGCCACTGATGTGAAGATTCGCGCCCGTGGTGAAGTCTTGACCTTCGAAGTGGCAGAGCAAAGCCAGGTGGCGATCACCACTTCCACGTATCCGGGTGGAGATGAAGATACCTACCGTCTGACATTGGAAGTTGTCGATGAGTCCGGTCGTGTCGTTGCCAATGGTGCAGGCAAGGCAGGCAATGGGAACGTGGATATTCATACCCAACTGCCTCAAGGACGGTACACGATCAACGCAACCGGACAGAAGTTCGGCTCTTCGCATAGTGGCCCAAACAACTATGAGCTGAAGGTCACGCTGGACCAGGAAGCGGTGGCTCTCGCCAGATAGGCCCTGGTTCGTACTGGTGGCGGGAAGGTGACAAGGACAAAGGGATCAAGTTTTTACTTGATCCCTTTTTTCGTCCTGGGAAGGGGGCTTCGGGGTGTGCGGCGTAGCTTGATCACAATGTCGCCTGATCACAACCTCGACAGCTGTCGTGCCGTTGCAATCAGCAGGTGCGACAGGTTTCGCTCCATTTCTTCAGGCATGCTGCTCGCTCGAGACATCGAGACACTAATCGCTGCCTGGGGACGGTTATGTCTATCCAGCACGGGTACGGCAATCGAGATATCGGAGAGGAAATACTCTTCTATCGATAGCGCATAGCCCTGATGCTTGAACTGGGTTAGGCGTTCCAGGATAGCCGGCAGCTCATGCACGGTATTGGGTGTGTAAGGCTTGCGTTCGCTGTGCTCCAGAACGGCCATGGCTTCCTGTTCTTGCAGTTGCGACAACATGGCCAACCCCGGTGCAGTACAGAAGGCCGGCAACCTTGAGCCGATGGTGATATCTGTATCCAGCATGTTTCGGCTCACCAGGCGGGAAAGATAGATAACATCCTGGCCATCGAGAATCGTCAGGCTGACAGATCCTTCCGTTTCCTTGCTCAGGTTCAATAGGTAGGGGCGCACCTTGTCGACCAGAGGGTGCGCATGCAGATAGTGCGCGGCAATGTCCAGCGTACGCACGCTGGGCTCGATCAGTTGTGTCTCTTCATTGCGCTGCAGATAACCCAGTTGCATCAAGGTATGGATGAAACGTTGGGCTGCGCTACGGTCCATGTCGCAACGTTCAGCCAACTGCTTGACGCTCATTGCCGGATGCTCGGCGTCGAAGACC carries:
- a CDS encoding VOC family protein, with amino-acid sequence MSSRIIPTLRYQDPASAIEWLCKAFGFERHLVVTGDEGRVEHAQLTLNGDMIMLGPVRDGPFDKLQKTPGAVGGVGTQSPYIVVDDVDAHYRRAVDAGAEIMMEPEDQGYGGRLYACRDPEGHLWNFGSYDPWQP
- a CDS encoding IclR family transcriptional regulator translates to MDRLLVKSVVKAFRILEVFDAEHPAMSVKQLAERCDMDRSAAQRFIHTLMQLGYLQRNEETQLIEPSVRTLDIAAHYLHAHPLVDKVRPYLLNLSKETEGSVSLTILDGQDVIYLSRLVSRNMLDTDITIGSRLPAFCTAPGLAMLSQLQEQEAMAVLEHSERKPYTPNTVHELPAILERLTQFKHQGYALSIEEYFLSDISIAVPVLDRHNRPQAAISVSMSRASSMPEEMERNLSHLLIATARQLSRL